The window GCTTCCGGGAACTTCGACGAGTCGAAGAACTGATCCGACTGCAGCATTTGGTCGAGCTTCCCGTTACCCGTGTGGACCGACACGATGTCGGTCGTCACGTCGACGGTGCCGGTCTTTGCCGCGCGATCGAGCGTCACCGAGCCCTGCGACTTGTCGAACTTGCCACGCCAGACCGACACGCCGCCCATATGGTCGGCCTCGAAGCTCGGGTACGTGTGATCCGGGTCAAACTGGTAGGTGGTCGCGTCCGCGAATGCCGACAACGACAGCGAGGCGGCCAGGGCACCCGCCACAAACATCAGATGCTTCTTCAATTCAAACTCCTTGAAACGTTAAGTTGCCGCGCTCGTGCGCGGTATCGGGTGATGTCACGCTGCCGCGCTTACTTCGTGGCAACGATATGAAACTTGATCTGCACGTCGTCGGCGACGATCGACGTGTCCTTCCACTCGCCTGTGCCGATGTTGAACACCGAACGCTTGATCGGCAGCACGCCGTCAAACGTCTGCGTCGAGCCGCTCTGGGCAAACGTGACCGGCACCGTGACCGTCTCGGCACGGCCCTTGATCGTCAGCTTGCCGGTCACGTTGTACTGGTTGCCGCCCGCAGGCGCGATCGCCGACGACACGAAGGTCGCCTGCGGATACGTCTTCGCATCGAACCAGTCCTTGCCGGCAACCTGGTCGTTGTACGCCTTGTCGCCGAGGTCGAAGCTCGCGATGTCGATCGACATCTGCGCGCTGCCTTGCGCGGCATTCGCCGGGTCGAACTTGATCTGTGCGGAGAACTTCTTGAACACGCCCTCGGTCGGCACGTTCATCTGCTTCGAGATCGCAGATACCTTGCTCTTCGACAGGTCGGCGTCGGCGAGCGCTGCGCTCGACGCTACGAGCGACACCGCCGCAAGCACGGCCGCCAGGGGCCGGAAAAATGACGTTTTCATCGGGTCCTTCATTTGGTAAAGGGAAGCATGCGTGACAGCACGCCGTCACGGTCGAACACTTGATGCTTGACCACCGCAAGCACGTGCAGCACAACAGAGGAAAGCAAGACGTAGTCCAAGGTCACGTGGAGCGTCTTGAAGGTTTCCTTCAGCACCGGGTCAGGATCGATCAGGCGCGGCAGCGGCACGATGCCGAGATACACGACCGGGATGTTCGACGCCGAGCTGTAGAGGTATCCGGTCACCGGGATCGCGAGCATCAGCACATACAGCAGGACGTGCACCCCATGCGCCCCGATCCGCTGCAACATCGGCATGTCCTCCGGCAACGGCGGCGGCACGTGGGTCGCGCGCCACGACACACGCACGATCGCGAGCGCGAACACGGTCACGCCGATCCACTTGTGCCATGAGAAGTACTTGAGCTTCGTCGGCGTGAAGCCGGGGATGTCGGTCATCACCCAGCCGAGCGCGAAGCCGCAGATGATCAGCAGTGCGATCAGCCAGTGCAGCGCTACTGCAGTCCGCGTATAGCCGGCCGGCGCGGCCGGCATCGAATTCGAAGTCATGGGTTCACCTTACTGTGTGATGCCTCAAGTATGAGGATGGAAAGCGTTTATCACTAGCTGGTAAAATAGGATTTGATTCATCCATTTTTGGTGAAATCTCATGCTCGACCTGAATGATCTGGCGATGTTCGTCCAGGTAGTCCGCTCCGGCAGCTTCTCCGAGGCGGCGCGGCGTCTGCGCATGCCGCCGAATACGCTGAGCCGGCGCATCGATCAACTCGAAGTGCAGCTCGGCACACGTCTGCTGCATCGCTCGACACGCAAACTCGCGCTGAGCATGGAAGGTCAGGCGCTGTTCGAGCGCTACGCGCCGGCGCTTGACCAGCTCCTCGAGATCGGGCGGCTCCATGCCGATGAGCAGACGCCGTCCGGCACGGTACGCGTCGCCGCGTTGGCCGGTCTGTTCGAATTCTTTCGCTTGGAATGGTTGGTCGAGTTCTACGCGCGCTACCCAAATATCAGCGTCGACTTCCTGCTCGACGATTCGCCGTCCGATCTGATCGCCGAGCGCATCGATCTGGCCTTGCGCATGGGCATCGAGACCAGCAGCGGTTTTAAGGTGCGCCGGCTGGGACCGAGCACGATGTTCCTCGCGGCGAGTCCGTCTTATCTGGAACGGCGCGCGGCACCTCGCACGCTGCGTGAACTGGCCGGACACGACTGTCTGATGATTACCAGTCGCCAGGGTCGCAACACGTGGCGTCTGCAGGGACCACGCGGTGCTCAGGAGGTGTCGATCAACAGCCGGTTCGCGGTCAACGACATGCGAGTGCTGACGCAGGCTTGCATAGCGGGACTGGGTATTGCGCTGCTGCCGCAGTTGATCGTTGAGCCGATCATCGCGCAGGGGAAACTGGTACGCGTGCTGCCGACCTATCGGCGCTCGAGCACCGACCTCGGCCTGCAGCTCGTCTATACGAGCCGCCCGCCTGTGCCGCCTGCGGTAACGGTCTTCGCCGAATTTCTTTTGGAGAAGCTGGGCGACTCGCTGACCAACCCGTCACAGGGCCATGCCAGCCGATAAGACGGTTCAAGCTCGTGGCGACGCCTGCAGCTTTTCAAAGAGAAACGCACCGATGGCGTCCAGCGATTGTGCCGATGCCTTCATTTTGCCGACGCTGCCGGCAAATCCATGTGGCATCCCCATCCAAACATCGAGCTGAACATCGACTCCCGCAGCCATGGCACGCTCGACGAATCGACGCGAATCGTCCAGTAGCACTTCGTTGTCTCCGACGTGAATACGGACGGCAGGTAAGCCGGAAAGTCGTCCGTAGAGCGGCGAAGCCAGAGGATGTTCTGGATCGGCGGTCCTCAAATAGGAATGCACCAGCTCCGAAACCTGCGGACGGGTGAAAAGAGGATCGGCATCGGCACGCGTCTCGTACGTTGCGCCCGAAAGCGTCAAATCGGTAACCGGCGACCATGCAGCCACCCCAACAAGCGTCGCATCGACGGAACCCGCTTCACCGGCAACACACGAAGCGAGTACCAGTGCGAGATTGCCTCCAGCAGAGTCTCCCGTGACGGCAATCCGACGAATACCCCTTTCCTCGAGCTCTCTGTAACAGGCGAGCACATCGTCAACCGCTGCAGGGAAAGGATGTTCGGGCGCGAGCCGATAGTCTGGAATAAATGCCCTCGCTTTGGCCCTCGCAGCGATATGCCCGACAAAATGGCGGAATGCCTCGGCGGCTCCGAAATTGAACCATCCCGCGTGCAGATGGAGAATCGCCTCGTCAGATCGATGTTGCTCAGGATAAACCCAAAGCCCTCGGATACCGCCGACCGTGCCGAATTCGAACGTAACGTCGTCGCGCGGCAGGACACTCTCCATCATGGCGTCGAATACTCTGCGTGCTTCGATTCCCAAACGCTTGCCCTTAGCGGAACTCGCCCCGGCTCGCATGGCGGTGACGATAGCCGCATCGTCCGGATCGAGGGCGCGCGTGACGATGAGGTCCCTTGATCCGCTGTCGCTAGGCAAATGATTCATCGTCAGCACTGTCTTCTCAGCTGGCGCTCAGCGCCATTGCTCGCGCGGAGCGCGCGTCCAGGCTGAATGCGCCGGCGCCGAAGTAAGCGATCTGCAGCAGGCCACCTGCCATCATCACGTTCTTCAGGAAGTGAATCATCTGGTTGTGATCGGCGACGTTGTGGTGAAAGAACACCGCCGTGACCAGACAGAACACCGCCATCGCCAGTGACACGAAGCGCGCGCGGTAGCCGGACAACAGCAGCAAGCCGCCGCCCAGCTCGATCAGCACGGCAACGACGAAGGCGAGCGGCGGCACGGGCAGACCCATCGCCGCGATATAGCCAACCGTCGCCGCGGTCGCACTGAGCTTGCCCAGCCCGCTCATGACAAACGGTGCGCCGATCATGATGCGGCCCAACAGCGGAAGAAACTTGTAAGAATCCACACCGAACTCCTGATATGAGTAAGTGGACTTGGAAATACAAGCACTCGGCCGGTGTCCACCATCACCAGCTCAGAATTTTCTATTTACTTCGCATTCCAAATTGTCACAGCATCAGATAAGACCGCCGGAAAAGAAGACTGTTGCCGGGTTAGCGGCCTACTGTGACCCGAGGAAAGGTCGAACCGTGGGACGATGCTATAGGCGGGACGACCCGCCGCATATGTCCTGAGCGACAAAGCATCATTGCGCGTGATGGAACGATGGCGTTCAACCGATACAGGCCAATCCCCTCCAGCATCTATCGCCCCTGACGATGGATCGCATCGGAAGATAGAGACTTCCTCTGGACAGCCGCAACGGCTAATCTGCACCGACCACCCCATCGAACACGTTGCCTCGAGCATGAACACCTCGCAATCCACGCGCCGGGATCTTCGCCTGTTTGCCGGACGCGTTCTGATGGCTGCTGTCTTTGTCCTAAGCGGGATCGGAAAGCTGGCCTCACCGTATGCGGCATTCCGGTATATCGCGTCGTTCGGGTTGCCCGCGGCAGAACCGGCATTGATGGTGGCGATGTTGCTCGAACTCGCGTGCGGAACGTTGCTGATCGTCGGCTACCGGACCCGATGGGTCTCATCGGTACTGACGGCGTATTGCATCGTCACCGCGTTCATCTTCCATCACGCGTTCGAAGATCCGGATCAGATGTTTCACTTCCTGAAGAATCTGGCGATGGCGGGCGGCTTGTTGGGATTCACTGCGTCCGGCGCAGGCGCGTTCAGCCTCGACCATTTTCTCGGCCGGATTTCGAAGCATGGTGCTCAAGTCGCCGAATTGGTACGGTCGCCATACGCGGACAACGCACGCACGTGACCCTCGATCGAAGGGCTCACGCTTTTTTTCACCCTGTCAGACTCCCTGAATTTCGCGCTAAGCGCAGCGGAAATGGCAGCCATACATGGATTGGCGAGGCCGGATAGTCGAATTGTCGATCCGCGCGGACTCGCACCGAATTGGGATACTACGGAACCTTGAACATCGCCCCGCGATTGGGTATCAAGCCGTCATTGCTGCGATGTCGGATCGCGCCTTCCTAATCGCTGTGTTCTTACTATCGAGGCCGAACGCAAGTCCTTCCGCGCGTACGATCGTCACATCATGCAGACCGAGAAACGAGAGCACGCTCTTTAAATAGCTCTCGTGGTGTTCGAGCGCAGCCGTAGGCGAACCCGGCTGATAGACATTCCCTCGCGTCGAGGCGATGAAGACCTTTTTATTGGGCGGGAGGAGCGTCTGGACTTCTCCGGCTTCGCCGTATCTGAAGGTCTGGCCGGCCACGACGATACGATCGATCCACGCCTTCAGTTGCGAGGGAACCGAGAAGTTATACATTGGCGCGCCAATAACGATGATGTCGGCATCGAACAGCTCGGCAATATATTCCTCGCCGGTTTCGAGGTCGCAGCTCAGCCCGGCGCCTTCGACGTGCCCGCCCGCCCATGCTTCGACGTGCGCACCCGACATATGCAGAGCGGGATCGGCTGCCAGGTCACGGTAGGTGAGCTCGATACCTGGGTGCAACGCTGTTTGGCGCTTGACGATTTCAGCGGAAAGCGCACGACTGACGGAGTGAGGACCCAGAATGCTGGAATCGATATGCAACAATTTCATTTCTAAGGTCTCCGGCGTTGGCTTGCCTCACTTCAAATCATCGGACGCGAGGCGAAAAGTCTGCATGAGAAACACACTCGCAATGTCGCATGCATAAGTCGAATCTGAATAGACATTTTCTTTCGATGATTCCCATCGCCCCGGCGAATGGATCGGTCGTGGCCTGCCCCATGTCTTCGGGCGGCCACGGCCCCCTTAGAACAGGTGGCGAATACCCACAATCGCGCCGGTTTGATCCACACCCGGCAATGGCGTCGAAGCGGGCGGCACCACGCCGCCGTCTATCGAGAACGCCGCATTGCGCTGGTTGAATACGCGCCCGGCCGAGACGTATACCGCGGTGCGCTTGGACAGCAAATACATCGCGCGCGCCGCAATGACGGAACCTCCGGCGCTACTGCGCACGGATATATGGCCGAACTGGGCGTCGAGCGCGATATCCGGACGCGGCAAATAGCTGCCGCCGATCCACCAGTAGTTGCTGACCGCATCGAAAAGGGTCGGCGTCTGCGCTCCGTGATTGATTCGATGTTGGAACCCAGCGCCGATCGTCGAGTTGCCGAACTTCACGTAGCCATCGATGACGGCGCGCGTATCGGTTTGCGAGCTGACAGGCAGCGGCGATCCCGTGCCGCCGCCACCGTAGTTGCGATCGACGGCGGCCGCGACGCCCCACCTCCCCGCGTCATACTTCACCATGGCGGACATCGCCTTGCAGGCCTGCCAGTCGGTCGTCGATTGGGCACAGCCTCCTGCCGCCGCGCGATCCACTGCGTCACGTCCGAACGAATACATGGCGGCCACCGTCAGCCCCGATAACGTGAACGTATAGGCGATTGCATTGTCGACTCGCGGCTGGGTCAAGTACGGGTCCAGATCGGCAGCGGCATAGATATTCGGCGCCAAGGTGTCGCCGGTTAATACCGCCCAAAAGATTTGCGAGTATTGCCGTCCGAGGGTCAGCGTCCCCCACCGCCCCGAAAGCCCGACATAGGCTTGCCGGCCGAATAGACGCCCCCCTTGATTCAGCGTGCCCTGTCCCGGGGCAAAACCCGACTCCAACACGAAAACGGCGTTAAGACCGCCGCCCAGGTCTTCTTTGCCACGGAGGCCCCACAGCGACGGCAGCGTGGCCGTCAGAGTCGGCACGTGCACTGAGCTGGACTTCTTGGCGCCAATGTTCGTCACATACTCGACGCCGGAATCGATAACGCCATACAGGGTTACTGCGCTTTGCGCATGCGAAGTACCCGATGCGCTCGCCGCCAGCGACGCGACTCCGCACCCGACCATACGGCGCCATGAGCGGCCACCTCTGGCCCGCTTCAAACGTGATCTCATTCTTTTGTCTCCGTCATTCAACCCATTGAAAAAATTCTTTTTTATATGTATTACTAACTAATGTATCGCGTATCTTTCCGGATTTGCTCGTACCTGCTGCGACATGTTCCGGACTATCGTTTATTTGATTTTTCAACTACTTTCCCGGTGGAGTATAGTTGATTTTTCAAGTATATCTGCCCACGTAAACCCTCGGCGTCACCGATGATCATGAAGACACCCAAGCGGCAGCAAGAGCTCGAGCAGGCAATTCCCTTCCTGTTGACACGCGCCGGAAGCAGGATGGGAAACGCGTTCGCGAAAGCACTGAAAGCCTTTGACCTGAATCTCAGCGAGTGGCGAGTCTGCGCTTCGCTGCTCTACGTACCGCGCCAGACTTTGTCTGAACTATCCGTGCACTCGTCGTCGGATATTTCCGCGCTGTCCAGGATCATTGACCGCCTGGAGAGTCAGGATCTGGTCAAGCGCGAAAGGAGTGCGACGGACGGGCGATCTATCAAGATCGTCCTGACGAGGAAGGGGGAGGAATTGGCTCAGCGCATCGTCCCTATCGCAAAGCAACATGAGTCGGTGCTCCTTTCCGGCTTCACCGCGAGCGACGTTCAGTCGCTTCGCTCGATGCTGCTCAAGTTGTACGAGAACGCGGGCGCGCTTGACGACCTTGAATAGCCCGGCTCGAACCTGACCACTTCGCTTGCACTCTCAACGCCCTTGCCTGGCAGCGGAACGCTGCGAGCATCAAGAGCGTTGCGGGTTCAAAACCTTCTCCGGCACCAAAGGCAGATCGCGTATGCGCACGCCGCTTGCATGGGCGACCGCATTGGCCAGCGCCGCGCCAGTCGGACCGACCGAACATTCGCCCGCGCCAAGCGACGCGTCATCGGGACGTTCCAGCACCACGACGTCGATCGGCGGCACCTCCTCAAAGGACAGGATCGGATAGTCCTGCCAATGGCGCGTCGTGATCTCCGTTCGATCGAACATGACGCGTTCCTTGAGCGCCCAGCTCAGTGCCTGGACGATGCCGCCCTCGATCTGGTTCTTCACGCCGTCGGGGTTGATCACGCAGCCCACGTCGACTGCGGCGGTCACGTTCGTCACACTGATCACACCGCTGGAGCGGTCGACGTGTACATCGACAACGATCGCCGCATAGGCTTCGATGTTCTTGTAGCGCGAATAGGCGAAGCCGCGTCCGCGCTGCCCGTCGGCATTCCGCCCGGGCTGCCAGCGGGAGCGGATCGCCGCCTCACGCACCACGGCGATCGCCCGCGGATCGCTCAGATGCGCCAGGCGAAATTCGACAGGATCTGCGTTTGCCGCGAGCGCCAGTTCGTCCATGAACGACTCGATCGCAAACACATTTCCGAAAGCACCCAACGTGCGCAATGAACTCGAGCGGATGGGTGCGTCCAATAGCAGATGATTGGTCACTCTCGTGCGCGGCAAATCGTAGACGGGCACGGCGTTGCGATCACCATTGCCGTATGGCTGCGGAATCTCCGGCGGCGGCGACGGTTGGAACGGCTTGGCAAGGTGCCAGGCGGCCAGCAGATTCACACCTCCGGGCTGGCCCGGCCGCATCGCGTGCGAATTGCTCCATACGTCATAGTTCCAATCGGAAATTCGGCCGTCCTTGGTCAAGCCCGCTTTCAGCCGCATGACCATGGCCGGGCTGATTGGCTCCCAGGCGAATTCGTCATCGCGCATCCATTGAAGCTTCACCGGACGCCCTTCGGCTTCACGCGCAAGCAACGCGGCATCGAGCGCCACGTCGTCCGCGCCGTTATGCCCGTAGCAGCCCGAGCCGGGAACATGCACCACGTCAACTGCACTTGTCGGCATATCGAGCACCTTCGCAAGATCGCCCCGCAGCGGAAACGCGCCCTGCGTATGCGACCAGACGGTCATATGCCCATCCTTGAGCAACGCAACGGAACATGAGGGACCAATCGAAGCATGCGATAGATACGGCCGGGAATAGACGGCCTCCAGTTGGGTCGCGATATTGGAAGCCGGCGTATCCTGCCCCGCTTCACCGACCACCTTGTCTTTGCTTCGCCAACTAAGCAATGCCTGCTGGAGATGATCCACGTCGGGCAGCGCCACATAATCCGCGCTCCACTGCGCGGCCTCCTGCAACGCGCGACGCGCTGCGATCGCCTGCTCTTCCCGCTCGGCGATCACACCGAGGAAGCTGCCGTTTCGAACCACGGCGACCACACCGGGGAGCGCTCTAACGGACGCGTCGTCGACGGCCACCAGCTTGGCGCCGTACCTCGGCGGCCGCACGATCCGGCCGAACACCATGCCGGGCAGCCGCATGTCCTGAACGAACGACGCGCCACCCGTAAACTTCGCCGGAAAATCAATCCGAGGCACCGACTTGCCGACGAGCTTGTATTCCGACGCTCGCTTGGGCGCGACGCCTGCGGTCACATCGCGCGAGAGAAGCGCCCGCTCGTCCCTGACGATATCCACATAGGCGATCCGGCGACCATCGGCGAGCAAGACTACGCCGTTCTCGACACGGACGTCCGACTGCGAAACGCCGAACCGTTGGCATGCCGCTCCAATCAGTACCGCACGCGCTTGCGCTGCGGCGGCTCGTATTGCCGCCCCGCTCTGCTCGACCGACTGGCTGCCGAAGGTATAGCCCTCGTTCGGGCTGTGTGCCGTATCCGCGGATTGCATGCGAATGCGTGCGAAATCGACATCGAGTTC is drawn from Trinickia violacea and contains these coding sequences:
- a CDS encoding YceI family protein, which gives rise to MKKHLMFVAGALAASLSLSAFADATTYQFDPDHTYPSFEADHMGGVSVWRGKFDKSQGSVTLDRAAKTGTVDVTTDIVSVHTGNGKLDQMLQSDQFFDSSKFPEATYKGTIQFKGDKPASVVGNLTMHGVTKPLTLTIDSFKCMPHPMLKREVCGVDAVGEFDRSDFGVDFGKTYGFNMKTKLLISAEALKQ
- a CDS encoding YceI family protein, which produces MKTSFFRPLAAVLAAVSLVASSAALADADLSKSKVSAISKQMNVPTEGVFKKFSAQIKFDPANAAQGSAQMSIDIASFDLGDKAYNDQVAGKDWFDAKTYPQATFVSSAIAPAGGNQYNVTGKLTIKGRAETVTVPVTFAQSGSTQTFDGVLPIKRSVFNIGTGEWKDTSIVADDVQIKFHIVATK
- a CDS encoding cytochrome b, which translates into the protein MTSNSMPAAPAGYTRTAVALHWLIALLIICGFALGWVMTDIPGFTPTKLKYFSWHKWIGVTVFALAIVRVSWRATHVPPPLPEDMPMLQRIGAHGVHVLLYVLMLAIPVTGYLYSSASNIPVVYLGIVPLPRLIDPDPVLKETFKTLHVTLDYVLLSSVVLHVLAVVKHQVFDRDGVLSRMLPFTK
- a CDS encoding LysR family transcriptional regulator; its protein translation is MLDLNDLAMFVQVVRSGSFSEAARRLRMPPNTLSRRIDQLEVQLGTRLLHRSTRKLALSMEGQALFERYAPALDQLLEIGRLHADEQTPSGTVRVAALAGLFEFFRLEWLVEFYARYPNISVDFLLDDSPSDLIAERIDLALRMGIETSSGFKVRRLGPSTMFLAASPSYLERRAAPRTLRELAGHDCLMITSRQGRNTWRLQGPRGAQEVSINSRFAVNDMRVLTQACIAGLGIALLPQLIVEPIIAQGKLVRVLPTYRRSSTDLGLQLVYTSRPPVPPAVTVFAEFLLEKLGDSLTNPSQGHASR
- a CDS encoding alpha/beta hydrolase; protein product: MNHLPSDSGSRDLIVTRALDPDDAAIVTAMRAGASSAKGKRLGIEARRVFDAMMESVLPRDDVTFEFGTVGGIRGLWVYPEQHRSDEAILHLHAGWFNFGAAEAFRHFVGHIAARAKARAFIPDYRLAPEHPFPAAVDDVLACYRELEERGIRRIAVTGDSAGGNLALVLASCVAGEAGSVDATLVGVAAWSPVTDLTLSGATYETRADADPLFTRPQVSELVHSYLRTADPEHPLASPLYGRLSGLPAVRIHVGDNEVLLDDSRRFVERAMAAGVDVQLDVWMGMPHGFAGSVGKMKASAQSLDAIGAFLFEKLQASPRA
- a CDS encoding DoxX family protein; protein product: MDSYKFLPLLGRIMIGAPFVMSGLGKLSATAATVGYIAAMGLPVPPLAFVVAVLIELGGGLLLLSGYRARFVSLAMAVFCLVTAVFFHHNVADHNQMIHFLKNVMMAGGLLQIAYFGAGAFSLDARSARAMALSAS
- a CDS encoding DoxX family protein, yielding MNTSQSTRRDLRLFAGRVLMAAVFVLSGIGKLASPYAAFRYIASFGLPAAEPALMVAMLLELACGTLLIVGYRTRWVSSVLTAYCIVTAFIFHHAFEDPDQMFHFLKNLAMAGGLLGFTASGAGAFSLDHFLGRISKHGAQVAELVRSPYADNART
- a CDS encoding FMN-dependent NADH-azoreductase, with the protein product MKLLHIDSSILGPHSVSRALSAEIVKRQTALHPGIELTYRDLAADPALHMSGAHVEAWAGGHVEGAGLSCDLETGEEYIAELFDADIIVIGAPMYNFSVPSQLKAWIDRIVVAGQTFRYGEAGEVQTLLPPNKKVFIASTRGNVYQPGSPTAALEHHESYLKSVLSFLGLHDVTIVRAEGLAFGLDSKNTAIRKARSDIAAMTA
- a CDS encoding porin, whose amino-acid sequence is MRSRLKRARGGRSWRRMVGCGVASLAASASGTSHAQSAVTLYGVIDSGVEYVTNIGAKKSSSVHVPTLTATLPSLWGLRGKEDLGGGLNAVFVLESGFAPGQGTLNQGGRLFGRQAYVGLSGRWGTLTLGRQYSQIFWAVLTGDTLAPNIYAAADLDPYLTQPRVDNAIAYTFTLSGLTVAAMYSFGRDAVDRAAAGGCAQSTTDWQACKAMSAMVKYDAGRWGVAAAVDRNYGGGGTGSPLPVSSQTDTRAVIDGYVKFGNSTIGAGFQHRINHGAQTPTLFDAVSNYWWIGGSYLPRPDIALDAQFGHISVRSSAGGSVIAARAMYLLSKRTAVYVSAGRVFNQRNAAFSIDGGVVPPASTPLPGVDQTGAIVGIRHLF
- a CDS encoding MarR family winged helix-turn-helix transcriptional regulator is translated as MKTPKRQQELEQAIPFLLTRAGSRMGNAFAKALKAFDLNLSEWRVCASLLYVPRQTLSELSVHSSSDISALSRIIDRLESQDLVKRERSATDGRSIKIVLTRKGEELAQRIVPIAKQHESVLLSGFTASDVQSLRSMLLKLYENAGALDDLE
- a CDS encoding xanthine dehydrogenase family protein molybdopterin-binding subunit — translated: MKTVKLSRRAFGKLAGAIVATFSLAPFSAFAQSEPNLPIDLRANRRLDGWIRLDFDGTVTIFTGKAELGQGILTALAQIAADELDVDFARIRMQSADTAHSPNEGYTFGSQSVEQSGAAIRAAAAQARAVLIGAACQRFGVSQSDVRVENGVVLLADGRRIAYVDIVRDERALLSRDVTAGVAPKRASEYKLVGKSVPRIDFPAKFTGGASFVQDMRLPGMVFGRIVRPPRYGAKLVAVDDASVRALPGVVAVVRNGSFLGVIAEREEQAIAARRALQEAAQWSADYVALPDVDHLQQALLSWRSKDKVVGEAGQDTPASNIATQLEAVYSRPYLSHASIGPSCSVALLKDGHMTVWSHTQGAFPLRGDLAKVLDMPTSAVDVVHVPGSGCYGHNGADDVALDAALLAREAEGRPVKLQWMRDDEFAWEPISPAMVMRLKAGLTKDGRISDWNYDVWSNSHAMRPGQPGGVNLLAAWHLAKPFQPSPPPEIPQPYGNGDRNAVPVYDLPRTRVTNHLLLDAPIRSSSLRTLGAFGNVFAIESFMDELALAANADPVEFRLAHLSDPRAIAVVREAAIRSRWQPGRNADGQRGRGFAYSRYKNIEAYAAIVVDVHVDRSSGVISVTNVTAAVDVGCVINPDGVKNQIEGGIVQALSWALKERVMFDRTEITTRHWQDYPILSFEEVPPIDVVVLERPDDASLGAGECSVGPTGAALANAVAHASGVRIRDLPLVPEKVLNPQRS